TATGACTTTTCAACTTGTCTCAGATTTTGAAAGAGATTGGACAGGATCTATCTGGGTTCAAATGCGGCCTTGCTCATTTTTTTTGTAAGCTTGAGCCGAGTTATCcatttaatataatttagttTTTCATTTCCTCTGTTATTTTCCATTCCATACTCCCTTTCCTTTTTCTCTGATGTCCTCATTCTGAATATGTGCATGAAACAGTGCAGCATACAAGTGCTTCTTTGACTGTGAACGAAAACTACGATTCCGATGTCAGATACGACACAGAGACATTTTTGAACAGAATAGTTCCAGAGGTAGTACCTTTGTTTTATCCATTCTTCAGATGGTGTCATTTATTATTGGAAGATGGCGTTCATTTGTTAGAGCTTTTAATTTCAGGGACCGTCAGCACCATGGGAACATACTATTGAAGGTAGTGCTTCCTCCTTTTTGGATAGGAACTGTAAAATCCGAGATCTCGATTTTATCGTGATAGTAGTTGTAATTTTTTGATTGGATAATTCTACCGTGTACAATAATTtttctcaagaatttaaataatatcgtgtatattatttttcagattttgagATATGCAGAATTTTACCAGATATAGACATAAGATTTGATATACCGGGATAAAGATTTAAGCAGGAAGATAACTCAATCTTGGATTACAAATCTTGAAGAAAATatcatgtgattttcgaaaatatgggaAGATTTTGttaaggattttcgaaaatagtagGGAAAGTCTACGCGATAAATACAGACGGGGAAGAATTTAAAAGATTTAGCCAAAGGAAAAATAATCCAAATATTATTTGTGGAAAAATACCACTAAATTTCGGATTTAAGTAAGCAAATTTGTgggatttaagaaatataatttttattattttaggaagTCAAAAATCTATCGAATATTGGGAATTAGACACAAAAGTCGAAATTTTGCAGACTGGGCAaggcataatttcgaaaattatccTTGGGATATATACATACAATTCGAAATTTAGGATAAAGAATAAAGGTGGATTTGATCACGATTTTAGATGAAGAtttgatttcagaattcaaACGCGATTTGATATACGATCAggatagcagccaacccctataaataaGAGGGCTCAGTGTCTCGAAAATCACACCATTTtactctcaaattttcgagaattCCCCTCCCCTAGTTCCTTAGGATTTTCGAGCACAGCGAAGCGTTGCCGCAGTCCAGCCACCGGAGTTTCACGTTTTCCTTCAAGAAgtttaaggtaagtgggcttgttttaaatgtTGAATTTTCGTGTGATGCATTTTCGGTTTTATAAAAATTCGGTCGAGTACAATTCTTCTTCTACCCCTTCTGGTTATGATTTGTGCATAAGTTTTATGTTGACACTGTGAGGATCCAACTGGATATGGGAGAGAATCCCAACTATGATATGACCCTCATACGGTGGGGATATAACCGattcggcctcgcccccttagaggaataaaaattagggactgacgtcagtaaaccattgaAAGTAGAGGAATCTCAGTGTCAGGTCAATGATACGAATGTGATATGAGTCAAATTATGCATGGTGTGTGggtaaaatttcgaattttatatgcatgttgttgtgtactcgaacggcccccacttgctgagtatttccccaaatactcaccccttacaccTTCCCAGATAAATCTGAAGATAAATCAGAGGAACAGGTCGAGGAAGAAGAGTCGGACCAGTTTTGAGGCTGGTGAAATTATTTAAAGTTTCGAGAATTTTGTTGCAAGGATTAATAGAATTTTAGtaggtttattttaattgtaaacgcttccgcaatttattcaatttattcagttgtaaagacaatgattatttttgacgaatttatgaaataagctggtttcggtttatactgtgctacgagacTGGTCGTTTTTCGATTTTGTGATTGATGAGCGACGTCGGTGTCAaacccgagtttcggggcgtgacaggaACATAGTTGTGAAAATGGTTCCCTTTTCTTTACTCCATGTCTTTGTCGAAAGGTTCTTGAATTTTCCCGATACATGTTACCTTTTGGCAAATGGAAAGTTACTTGGAGTAAAAGTCTTAGTTGAGTTATTGAACTAGCAACAGTCGTACAATGCAAAGTATCTGTCAGACCACATGCATAGAATTGTGTGTTTATAACCAGTTGAACCATGTCTGTTGTTACCTGTTGCACCGAATACTTTCTCATGTGACTCTTACACATTAACCTGCTGTTGGCTCTTAGTTGTGGTAGACCAGTTCTCATAAGAACAGAAACTTGGTATTTGTTATTTgtctactgcagatcctcatatTATCCTTGTTCATTAATGGGGAAAATTAAAGATAAAAGGAGCTGAGCAACCGTAAGGGAAGAATGTGTTTCAGAGTTGACAATTTGAACAGAAATTTTCTCTGTAGGAACATATTGATCTATATGATGTCTTCAACTAGCTAACAGGTtactaattattaattaagtatcTTAACTTGTCTGTCAAAAATATGTGCTTCAGGGTTCTTGAAGAACATAAACATACCCAGTACCACTATCATTTATCCTGAATGTATTGTTCTTAGTTTTGTTACATATGCTGACTTCTCATAGAATTGTGCTAGGTTTGTTTCCTCGAAagcaatccaagttttttaaaaaatagttttATCTCTACAGTAAGTTGTAACGTGGGGTGGTGGGGGTCGGGTTGGCAAAAAGAATTTTTTTCTGTCGGGTAATCTCTCATCAATTTTATTGTTGTGTTGGTTATTCGTAGCTTTTTCATCCACAAGTGGTGAACAAATTGATCTGGATAAATCATAAGCActtgaaaatataaaagaagCAAGATATCATGATTTGATTTTCTTACGCAATAAAATGTGACAAGGTTTTTGATGTCATGCCTTTGTTGCAGGTCCAGATGACATGCCGGCTCACATCAAGTCTTCAATGTTTGGATGCTCTCTCTCGTGCGCAATTCTTTTCCTTTATCTTTCTATTTTTTCCTGTCAAGTTGAATTGCATTGTTATTTAAAGTGGCCTGATTCATGGTGAACTTTCATGATAATGAACTTATGCAGGATCCCCATCACGGATGGAAAACTTAATATGGGAACTTGGCAGGTATTCAACTAAGTACATGCCTCTGATGATATTTTGCAAACTGCAAAGTAAAAGAAAAAGGGAATTAAATATCGGAGTCTTCACTGTCATCAATAAAGTTTTTAGGAGTGCATAGGATGTAATTGCCTTGCTCAAGTGATCAGGATGGTCGGGGTGACTTCAGTTTTAGTTTACTCGTGAATCATGCGAATTCCTAAAAATACACTCGTGTCATTCATGTTTGGGGTTGGCTTTGACTTATTGTTAGAGGCAGGGTTTTCTAATATAGTTGGTACACTGACTACAATGGAGATGCATTCAAGTTTCAAACAAGAAATTTTTGTTATGCGTGACTAATATTTTGATTGAACCccaaagagagagagagagtgtgttcaactATTTAGTAATTTGCTTTTAGCGGTAGCCTCTTGGATGAGTTAGCCAGTGGCACTAGAGACACATGTTGGCAGTGCCGTGGGCCCGAGTTTTAGCAGCGGCAGTGGCTGCATTGTTGGGCTGACTGCAGAGGTGTGTGCCAGTAGTTTATATGTTGCTCATGGCCTTTTGAGTTGTCAATTAAACTATTCCCTGTGGGAGGTTTCTGGTTGAATCTTAGAAAGGACGTGAATGTTCACTGCGGTACTGGGATTGATATCACGAGTGACATTAAAACATCTTTTCTTATATGATCACTTTTCAACTATGATTTGACGTTCTTAAATTGCTTGATTTTGTTGACTAATGAATTATTAATCAGATAGAATTACGGCAGACATGTCAGTTTTTTACAGGACTGGAGCATCTCAAAGAATTTTGATTCCTTTGTTCCAGGGAATATGGCTATGCGAGCACCGTGACTCTGCTACTCCACGCAAAATTGTGGTCACCCTCAATGGGATATAAGACTTTGGTTACGTGGAACTATGTGTGCTCTGTTTTccattgtgataaaaataaCAGGTTTATCATGTAATCAAATATTCATGTACTGTGAGTCATATGTTTGTGGAGTTAATAATCCATGAAACGACACATGTATAGGATGAACTAGTTGGCTTGAGCAATAAGAACTGGGTTTATGATATTCATAGTTGTCAAGGGCGCAAGACGCACAAGGGCCATGGAGCCTGAGGCACAAGTTGGCGcacattttttaaattttaaaaaaaaatattttttagaataatatatcaaaatatgaaataattaagtTATATTGTCacaataaacaaaaaaatactAGTAGCATGATTAAAATTATTCAATAATTCAATTcaatttcatctttttccaTCGAATCATTAGAGTATCTAGAActttcagacttgtatttttttattttcattattttttttatcaacatcaatttcttcttttttttcatccAAAAGACTTGAAATTGAAATTTTTCCGGTTGATTTGGATGTTGAGATGTCTTCATCTTGTTCTTCTGTTCAGCACTATCTTTTTCTGATTATGACGTTGGGGCGTTGGATCGCCGAGGTTTGGGTTTGACTCTTTTGTTTTGAACAAgtaattgaataaaaaaatgtGTTTGAGTAAATTTTCAAGATTAGTCCAGGCGAACGTCAATCGATGTGCCTAAGATGATCCCAGACGCAGGGTACACACGTTCGCTTTGAGAACTATTATGATATCATTCGTGAGTTTATGCTGATTTGCTCGCTCTTTTTTTGAAGTTCTTTCAATGAGGTTGTTGTCCAGTTGAGCTTATGTAAAGAGCTGAGACCAGTCAATTTTTGTTTTACAAAAATCCGTAAaccaaattattattattcaaattTAGAGAAGTACGAGTACATTTTGCACAAGGCGACAATAGTAACAATACTATACTAGTTGTGTCGTGTTGATTggaaattataaatcaatttgATTGTTGAGATTAATTTAGGAATGAAAAAATCCCGAATCCTGTCTTATTCCCACCCAGAAAATATTCTGATATGCGTtaactaattcataaaataaaataaaaatcatatagacaaacattataattataatcaaataaatttgtacaaaataaaaaagagGTTATCATCTTTGTCTCCTCTTCAGCGACGTGACCGAAAAGGACAACCTATCGTCAAAAGGAAATCCACGTCTGGTATTACCCATTGATGACAAATGGTtacattaataaaataatatatattttttttatggtcTTTATatttattcataaaatattattagtgAATAAATACAGTCACCGATCATTATTAAACTAAGAGAATACCGATTGTTGGCCGATAGAGCTTGAGGAGGTTGTGTAGTGGTTAATGAAACAATGAATTTGCATGTCAATTTTGGTTTTGGATTTTCTTTGATTAATCGAGAAATTGTTTCAGTTTATTTGTGATATAACAAGAAgatgatttgatttttaatgtttatatatattcTTTGTCGTGCTCGGGCTAATCGAAATTTAAAAATTGACGTGTCTGGTTCAGATTCAATTTTTGCTTATAGAGCTATCAATGGTGATGTGATCCTGGTGAAATGGATGAGTAGGGTcggtgctccaccggatcgaaTCAATAATGTTGTTGAAAATGAGCAAAGTAGATGAATCTGTGAGCTATAGCTTCCATTGTGACCTACAGACAAGGAGATGAACTCATGAATGGGCGCCAGAGAggtgtccggcgtggccactctGATGCTTAAGTCAGTGAAGGATTCAAGAAAAAAAACTAATGTAACCAAGTGATGGTTGTGATATTAGTGTAATGAGTGTAGGCCATAAAATGAATCAATCTCCAATGCAAAGagagaacctgatatttatagtaagagaagtaatgatgacctcgttcttCGTGCTACATACTAATTATAGTAGGGCGACTGATTGTATCATATATCCTGATACGTCAAATCATATAATAGTCACATCCCGCGTGTCTGATTTTGTCAACCATTTAGTGTCAGAGATAGGTCGGCCGTCTACACCCTACTTTGTCGGCGTTAATAAATGCGGCACTCATATCGAAGTGGTCCGGGTAAGGTGTTTCTCGGGAGACTTCCTAAGGGCCCGGGTATACAACGTCCCGGGGAGGCTATGTCCCAGGTGCTTCCATGGCCCGGCCTCTTGATGAACCATCTCCATAGATCCTCCATGTCCTTGAGCTATCCCCTCAATGTCCCGGGTTGCTTGAGATCAGGAATTCTGTGCAGATCTTCGTCCTCTTGGCCCGGATTTATCCATGACCCGGGAATATTCCATTTTCCTGACTCGGGCACTATGCATGGCCCGGGACATCCCAAGGTATCAAAtggattaaaaaaatattatcgaAATATATTTTCCTACATAACATGATCTCAAACATTCGAGTCTCTGTACTTGTTAGATACTAGATCtggatgaaaaaaaatattttcaatttttatcGGGATGGAGACTAGGTATGAGGGTTACGTGACGGGTTCCTACCTGAGCCCACCCCTAAATGAATTTATATTTGAAGGATTTTAAATTCACCTCACCTTAAATTATGTATGATTAGatatcttgtgagacagtccACAGATCTATATCTACGAGACGGTTTGACCCAATGCATAGTacattaaaaagtaatattttatcATGGATCAAGTTAGGTCGGTGATCCGTCTCATGAAATGAACAACTGATATGGTCTCATGTGAGTTTTTATGCATATATAAATACAAcaaagattatgatgtattCGAAATCCATCAAAAATGAATGTCAATTCAAATCCTTCTCCATATCAAATCCTTCCACGGAATCAAATACTTCAATCCACAAATCCTTCCCCATATCAAATCCTTCCATCcgaatcaaatatttcaatccaaacacaacattcgataatatcatattatcatCACCTATTAAACATTTCATGTTTGAAAGAGATTTTTGGTGTCAAGTCAAAGATTTGTTATGGGCTCCTTGCGTGGGGGGAACTCTATTACAACTCTTTAAATTTCTAAAACAGCAGATTCATCGATCATGTAGCCATTTTTACTTGGTTCCACTGCATCAACAATTCCAGCAACTTCATAAATGAATGGCTCACAAATCACAATGCTTCTTTCTTAAAGTTTAAACCCAAACATGAATGATCATCAATAAAATGTGTACAACCAATCTTGTGTAAATAGTTTTTTAACCATTAATCctacgattttatgatataaacAAATTCTTTGAGCATGTTAGATAATCTTAGATTTGTTGGAATTTGGTAAATAGTATTTTCAAATGTTTCAAATTCATATTTGAAATGGATTTGATGCCATTTTATATAATTTACTCAATCACCCAAAATTGGTATGATTTTTTAGGATTTGAATTTGCAAAATAATTGTAATATTATATCTTATATTCATCTGttctatttattttctttagacTCTTTACTTTTCTTCACTCTTTGATTCAAATTTTTTCTTGAAATATCCAAATccacaaaaaaagaaaaataaagaaagcTATTCATTTTCATGAAATTCGCTTAATTCAATTTTTATCTCAATATGTAATATATTGCTATATCTTTGTAATTTGGCGGTAATTAAAAACTTGTGTCTAATAACCATAAAAGATAAATCatataaggcaaaaacttatgtgagacggtctcacgaatcgtattttgtgagacatatatcttatttgagtcatccataaaaaattttattttttatgttaagagtattactttttattgttaatatcggtagggttgacccgtctcacaaataaagattcgtgagatgtGAGACGTACTTATCATATAATGGTCAcaacctgattttttttttaaatcatctACTTTAGTATctattgtaattaattatcaaAAAGCTTACAAAAACATCTCTAAATTtcttaatttaatataatatccaaaaattatttatcattatacaactcttttatttttataaaaacggATTTATATGTACATAACATGCACAAAGTATAAATATGATAACTTTTGATTCGAAGGATACGCATATTCATGGATAAACAATTTGAGTTAAGTCAGATTAGAAATCTGAGATCCAAATGGATCAAATCATTTTATCCGAACACATTGTAATAGCTATAATTGGTTTAACGATTTTACATTGTTTATTTCtcattttcttgtttttttaacTCCAATTCatttagagtaggtctcttgtgagacgatctcatgaatctttatctgtgagacgggtcaactctagtgatattcagaataaaaaataatactcttagaataaaaaagtaatactttttcatagatgacccaaataagagatttgtctcacaaaatacgatccgtgagaacGTCccatacatttttttttttaaattttaccaAAATAAAAAAGGGGAATTTCTGAAATCCCAATTGCCGGTTACCACACCCACACATCCAAATCCTAATGTAACGAAAGAAAAGAAGAATCATACTGTCTTCGTTGTATATATTACTCTCTCCCTCTTCCCATTTCACACACCAAATTTCGTTTTCGTGAATCGATTCCCATTCACGCAGCAAAAATCATGCATGTATACCCGATGTGAGATTTATCCACGCATCACATTCTTCTCACCCTACCCCATTCCTTGTGAGGAGCGGATCTATAAGCTTTCCTTCACTATTATAcggctttaacaatcaagaacCCTCCGCCATTACCAAATTCTTGAGGTCCCAGGTAAAGAAAAGACAGTTGAGGCAGGTGATTCAGAGATGGAGGTGGA
The Primulina eburnea isolate SZY01 chromosome 5, ASM2296580v1, whole genome shotgun sequence genome window above contains:
- the LOC140832886 gene encoding uncharacterized protein isoform X1 — its product is MQALGSPVVPSSTPFFSSSSSFTSVRSKSVSQKIRTTTIKSQHLSLDNQQTTMAESSGIANPKWAQKIVTIPSQRRGCHLISSKILKEIGQDLSGFKCGLAHFFLQHTSASLTVNENYDSDVRYDTETFLNRIVPEGPSAPWEHTIEGPDDMPAHIKSSMFGCSLSIPITDGKLNMGTWQGIWLCEHRDSATPRKIVVTLNGI
- the LOC140832886 gene encoding UPF0047 protein C4A8.02c isoform X2, which translates into the protein MQALGSPVVPSSTPFFSSSSSFTSVRSKSVSQKIRTTTIKSQHLSLDNQQTTMAESSGIANPKWAQKIVTIPSQRRGCHLISSKILKEIGQDLSGFKCGLAHFFLQHTSASLTVNENYDSDVRYDTETFLNRIVPEGPSAPWEHTIEGPDDMPAHIKSSMFGCSLSIPITDGKLNMGTWQDWSISKNFDSFVPGNMAMRAP